One window from the genome of Pieris napi chromosome 12, ilPieNapi1.2, whole genome shotgun sequence encodes:
- the LOC125054449 gene encoding EEF1A lysine methyltransferase 1, with protein MDEDDDIPSLSAETFAALQEFYAEQDKRLEILNKLEADQKLNENIIFEENWQLSQFWYNEATIQALVQVIEKSVPNGGKVALISCPTLFVPAKRHMGNRISLSLLEYDRRFEVHAPDYIFYDYNTPDKLPQGLEHTYDLVIADPPFLAEECIQKTSETVKLLSKDKIVVCTGTVMKENIERLLNLKICEFEPQHRNNLANEFSCYANFDLDAVLR; from the exons ATGGATGAAGATGATGATATTCCAAGTTTGTCGGCGGAAACTTTTGCAGCATTACAAGAATTCTATGCCGAACAAGACAAACGTCTAGAAATACTAAACAAGTTGGAAGCAGaccaaaaattaaatgaaaatattatatttgaagaAAACTGG caacTAAGCCAGTTTTGGTATAATGAAGCAACAATACAAGCCCTTGTCCAAGTAATTGAGAAATCTGTTCCCAATGGTGGGAAGGTTGCATTAATATCATGCCCCACACTTTTTGTACCAGCCAAAAGACATATGGGAAATAGAATTAGCT tatCACTTTTGGAATATGATAGAAGATTTGAAGTTCATGCGCCAgattatattttctatgatTATAATACACCAGATAAGTTGCCACAAGGTTTAGAACACACATATGACTTAGTTATTGCAGATCCACCATTCCTAGCTGAGGAATGTATTCAAAAAACTTCAGAAACAGTCAAATTATTATCTAAAGATAAGATTGTAGTATGTACAGGTACAgttatgaaagaaaatatagaaagattgttgaatttaaaaatttgtgaatTTGAACCACAGCACAGGAATAATCTAGCTAATGAATTTTCATGTTATGCTAACTTTGATTTGGATGCTGTTTTAAGATAA
- the LOC125054451 gene encoding N-alpha-acetyltransferase 80 translates to MTCSEIDLKVLPLHKHSQYLEACVDMINEEWPRSKTARMMSLTASCDNLPTSLILINNKMNLLGHAKLTRLPNIPNSCFVETVVITKHMRGKKLGTFLMRKVECYCKNFLHLKMLHLSTKGQEEFYSKLGYEICPPVSTYGNPVSIVIKPDKPDKMKKETCGNIPPPPPLPKLQSVASTNIKSSKTFMFKYL, encoded by the coding sequence ATGACGTGTTCTGAAATTGATTTGAAAGTGCTACCTCTCCACAAACATTCTCAATATTTGGAAGCGTGCGTGGATATGATAAATGAAGAATGGCCTAGAAGTAAAACTGCCAGAATGATGTCTTTGACGGCATCTTGCGACAATCTGCCTACAAGTTTAATACTTATAAACAACAAAATGAATTTACTAGGTCACGCTAAGCTTACTCGTTTGCCAAATATACCAAATAGTTGTTTTGTTGAAACTGTCGTTATAACTAAACATATGCGTGGTAAAAAGTTGGGTACTTTTTTAATGAGAAAAGTTGAATGCTATTGCAAAAATTTTCTTCACTTAAAAATGCTACATTTATCTACAAAGGGACAAGAAGAATTCTACAGCAAATTAGGGTATGAGATATGTCCTCCAGTTTCTACTTATGGCAACCCTGTCAGTATTGTTATTAAACCTGATAAACCAGACAAAATGAAGAAAGAAACATGTGGAAATATACCCCCTCCTCCTCCATTACCCAAGCTTCAGAGTGTTGCtagtactaatattaaatcaagtaaaacatttatgtttaaatatttgtag